In Gambusia affinis linkage group LG06, SWU_Gaff_1.0, whole genome shotgun sequence, one DNA window encodes the following:
- the treh gene encoding trehalase isoform X3, which translates to MEKCLVFCFSFITLFICVKCSLPPPCDSEIYCSGPILHHMQEAKLFKDDKHFVDMKLKSPPGEVLAAFQTLLNEWPNSSIPTEKLQEFLEANFDKPGTEFETWMPTDWQEKPRFLSGIADEKLRLWAEQIHGLWKSLGRKIQTSVKDHPELYSQIFTPHPVVVPGGRFRELYYWDSYWVINGLILSEMTETAYGMIQNFLFLVERYGFVPNGGRVYYERRSQPPFLPLMVESYYGATGNRQFLRAALPVLETEYRFWMQNRSVTVTVTGSEHVLNRFKVDADLPRPESYTDDLELAEGLSDAEVRRRLFVDLKAGAESGWDFTSRWFINASGQNDGTLRDTRTSQILPADLNALLCRNERLLASFHRLLGNDESAALYEGAAARRTQAMEALLWDAERGAWFDYNLLTNSKHFDFYPSNLAPVWAQCYSQPAMGEKALQYLKASGALDFPNGVPTSLRDSGQQWDYPNAWPPLQHMLIEGLSKLSSEEGKKLAFDLAQRWINTNWRAYEIHKAMFEKLGFGWTNGVALQLLDQYGATLTSGGGRVRSDLLLPLVASVALMLR; encoded by the exons ATGGAGAAGTGTCTCGtcttctgcttttcattcataactctgtttatttgtgtgaaatgttCATTGCCTCCTCCATGCGACAG TGAAATCTACTGCTCAGGCCCCATCCTGCACCACATGCAGGAAGCAAAGCTGTTCAAAGATGACAAACACTTTGTAGACATGAAGCTGAAGTCGCCTCCTG GTGAGGTTTTGGCGGCTTTTCAAACGCTGTTAAACGAGTGGCCGAACTCCAGCATCCCAACCGAGAAGCTCCAGGAGTTCCTGGAGGCAAACTTTGACAAACCGGGGACGGAGTTTGAGACGTGGATGCCGACCGATTGGCAGGAAAA GCCGCGGTTCCTGAGTGGAATCGCAGACGAGAAGCTGCGGCTGTGGGCAGAGCAGATTCACGGCCTGTGGAAATCTCTGGGCAGAAAG ATACAAACCAGTGTCAAAGATCACCCGGAGCTCTACTCTCAGATTTTCACCCCACATCCGGTCGTGGTTCCGGGCGGCCGCTTCAGGGAGCTCTACTACTG GGACTCCTATTGGGTCATCAACGGGCTCATTCTGTCGGAGATGACGGAAACAGCGTACGGAATGATTCAGAACTTCCTCTTCTTGGTCGAAAG ATACGGGTTCGTTCCCAACGGCGGGCGGGTTTACTACGAGCGGCGCAGCCAGCCTCCCTTCCTGCCGCTGATGGTGGAGAGCTACTACGGAGCAACCGGCAACCGGCAATTCCTCCG CGCAGCTCTACCGGTTCTGGAGACGGAGTATCGGTTCTGGATGCAGAACCGTTCAGTAACTGTGACGGTAACCGGGTCAGAACACGTTCTGAACCGGTTCAAAGTGGATGCGGACCTGCCCAG GCCTGAATCGTACACAGACGATCTGGAATTAGCTGAAGGACTCTCCGATg cagaggTCAGACGGCGACTGTTCGTGGATCTGAAGGCCGGCGCCGAGTCCGGCTGGGACTTCACGTCCCGCTGGTTCATAAACGCCAGCGGCCAGAACGACGGGACGCTCAGAGACACGCGGACCAGCCAGATCCTCCCCGCCGACCTCAACGCCCTGCTCTGCCGCAACGAGAGACTCCTGGCCTCTTTCCACCGGCTGCTGG GTAACGACGAGTCGGCCGCTCTGTACGAGGGAGCGGCGGCGCGCAGGACGCAGGCGATGGAGGCGCTGCTGTGGGACGCAGAGAGGGGAGCGTGGTTCGACTACAACCTGCTGACGAActccaaacattttgacttcTACCCGTCCAACCTGGCGCCCGTCTGGGCCCAGTGCTACTCCCAGCCGGCCATGGGGGAGAAGGCGCTGCAGTACCTGAAG GCGAGCGGCGCTCTGGACTTCCCCAACGGCGTGCCGACGTCACTGAGGGACTCTGGGCAGCAGTGGGACTATCCCAACGCCTGGCCGCCTCTGCAGCACATGCTCATCGAAG GTTTGTCCAAACTGTCTTCAGAGGAGGGAAAGAAGCTGGCGTTTGATCTGGCGCAGCGTTGGATCAACACAAACTGGCGGGCCTATGAGATACACAAAGCCATGTTTGAAAAg ctgggcTTTGGTTGGACCAACGGCGTGGCCCTGCAGCTCCTGGATCAGTATGGGGCGACTCTCACCTCGGGAGGCGGCCGTGTGCGCTCTGACCTCCTGCTGCCTCTGGTCGCCTCCGTCGCTCTCATGCTCCGGTGA
- the treh gene encoding trehalase isoform X2, producing the protein MEKCLVFCFSFITLFICVKCSLPPPCDSEIYCSGPILHHMQEAKLFKDDKHFVDMKLKSPPGEVLAAFQTLLNEWPNSSIPTEKLQEFLEANFDKPGTEFETWMPTDWQEKPRFLSGIADEKLRLWAEQIHGLWKSLGRKIQTSVKDHPELYSQIFTPHPVVVPGGRFRELYYWDSYWVINGLILSEMTETAYGMIQNFLFLVERYGFVPNGGRVYYERRSQPPFLPLMVESYYGATGNRQFLRAALPVLETEYRFWMQNRSVTVTVTGSEHVLNRFKVDADLPRPESYTDDLELAEGLSDEVRRRLFVDLKAGAESGWDFTSRWFINASGQNDGTLRDTRTSQILPADLNALLCRNERLLASFHRLLGNDESAALYEGAAARRTQAMEALLWDAERGAWFDYNLLTNSKHFDFYPSNLAPVWAQCYSQPAMGEKALQYLKASGALDFPNGVPTSLRDSGQQWDYPNAWPPLQHMLIEGLSKLSSEEGKKLAFDLAQRWINTNWRAYEIHKAMFEKYDVNGDGKPGGGGEYEVQLGFGWTNGVALQLLDQYGATLTSGGGRVRSDLLLPLVASVALMLR; encoded by the exons ATGGAGAAGTGTCTCGtcttctgcttttcattcataactctgtttatttgtgtgaaatgttCATTGCCTCCTCCATGCGACAG TGAAATCTACTGCTCAGGCCCCATCCTGCACCACATGCAGGAAGCAAAGCTGTTCAAAGATGACAAACACTTTGTAGACATGAAGCTGAAGTCGCCTCCTG GTGAGGTTTTGGCGGCTTTTCAAACGCTGTTAAACGAGTGGCCGAACTCCAGCATCCCAACCGAGAAGCTCCAGGAGTTCCTGGAGGCAAACTTTGACAAACCGGGGACGGAGTTTGAGACGTGGATGCCGACCGATTGGCAGGAAAA GCCGCGGTTCCTGAGTGGAATCGCAGACGAGAAGCTGCGGCTGTGGGCAGAGCAGATTCACGGCCTGTGGAAATCTCTGGGCAGAAAG ATACAAACCAGTGTCAAAGATCACCCGGAGCTCTACTCTCAGATTTTCACCCCACATCCGGTCGTGGTTCCGGGCGGCCGCTTCAGGGAGCTCTACTACTG GGACTCCTATTGGGTCATCAACGGGCTCATTCTGTCGGAGATGACGGAAACAGCGTACGGAATGATTCAGAACTTCCTCTTCTTGGTCGAAAG ATACGGGTTCGTTCCCAACGGCGGGCGGGTTTACTACGAGCGGCGCAGCCAGCCTCCCTTCCTGCCGCTGATGGTGGAGAGCTACTACGGAGCAACCGGCAACCGGCAATTCCTCCG CGCAGCTCTACCGGTTCTGGAGACGGAGTATCGGTTCTGGATGCAGAACCGTTCAGTAACTGTGACGGTAACCGGGTCAGAACACGTTCTGAACCGGTTCAAAGTGGATGCGGACCTGCCCAG GCCTGAATCGTACACAGACGATCTGGAATTAGCTGAAGGACTCTCCGATg aggTCAGACGGCGACTGTTCGTGGATCTGAAGGCCGGCGCCGAGTCCGGCTGGGACTTCACGTCCCGCTGGTTCATAAACGCCAGCGGCCAGAACGACGGGACGCTCAGAGACACGCGGACCAGCCAGATCCTCCCCGCCGACCTCAACGCCCTGCTCTGCCGCAACGAGAGACTCCTGGCCTCTTTCCACCGGCTGCTGG GTAACGACGAGTCGGCCGCTCTGTACGAGGGAGCGGCGGCGCGCAGGACGCAGGCGATGGAGGCGCTGCTGTGGGACGCAGAGAGGGGAGCGTGGTTCGACTACAACCTGCTGACGAActccaaacattttgacttcTACCCGTCCAACCTGGCGCCCGTCTGGGCCCAGTGCTACTCCCAGCCGGCCATGGGGGAGAAGGCGCTGCAGTACCTGAAG GCGAGCGGCGCTCTGGACTTCCCCAACGGCGTGCCGACGTCACTGAGGGACTCTGGGCAGCAGTGGGACTATCCCAACGCCTGGCCGCCTCTGCAGCACATGCTCATCGAAG GTTTGTCCAAACTGTCTTCAGAGGAGGGAAAGAAGCTGGCGTTTGATCTGGCGCAGCGTTGGATCAACACAAACTGGCGGGCCTATGAGATACACAAAGCCATGTTTGAAAAg TACGACGTGAATGGAGACGGGAAGCCAGGCGGAGGTGGAGAATACGAAGTTCAG ctgggcTTTGGTTGGACCAACGGCGTGGCCCTGCAGCTCCTGGATCAGTATGGGGCGACTCTCACCTCGGGAGGCGGCCGTGTGCGCTCTGACCTCCTGCTGCCTCTGGTCGCCTCCGTCGCTCTCATGCTCCGGTGA
- the treh gene encoding trehalase isoform X1 — MEKCLVFCFSFITLFICVKCSLPPPCDSEIYCSGPILHHMQEAKLFKDDKHFVDMKLKSPPGEVLAAFQTLLNEWPNSSIPTEKLQEFLEANFDKPGTEFETWMPTDWQEKPRFLSGIADEKLRLWAEQIHGLWKSLGRKIQTSVKDHPELYSQIFTPHPVVVPGGRFRELYYWDSYWVINGLILSEMTETAYGMIQNFLFLVERYGFVPNGGRVYYERRSQPPFLPLMVESYYGATGNRQFLRAALPVLETEYRFWMQNRSVTVTVTGSEHVLNRFKVDADLPRPESYTDDLELAEGLSDAEVRRRLFVDLKAGAESGWDFTSRWFINASGQNDGTLRDTRTSQILPADLNALLCRNERLLASFHRLLGNDESAALYEGAAARRTQAMEALLWDAERGAWFDYNLLTNSKHFDFYPSNLAPVWAQCYSQPAMGEKALQYLKASGALDFPNGVPTSLRDSGQQWDYPNAWPPLQHMLIEGLSKLSSEEGKKLAFDLAQRWINTNWRAYEIHKAMFEKYDVNGDGKPGGGGEYEVQLGFGWTNGVALQLLDQYGATLTSGGGRVRSDLLLPLVASVALMLR, encoded by the exons ATGGAGAAGTGTCTCGtcttctgcttttcattcataactctgtttatttgtgtgaaatgttCATTGCCTCCTCCATGCGACAG TGAAATCTACTGCTCAGGCCCCATCCTGCACCACATGCAGGAAGCAAAGCTGTTCAAAGATGACAAACACTTTGTAGACATGAAGCTGAAGTCGCCTCCTG GTGAGGTTTTGGCGGCTTTTCAAACGCTGTTAAACGAGTGGCCGAACTCCAGCATCCCAACCGAGAAGCTCCAGGAGTTCCTGGAGGCAAACTTTGACAAACCGGGGACGGAGTTTGAGACGTGGATGCCGACCGATTGGCAGGAAAA GCCGCGGTTCCTGAGTGGAATCGCAGACGAGAAGCTGCGGCTGTGGGCAGAGCAGATTCACGGCCTGTGGAAATCTCTGGGCAGAAAG ATACAAACCAGTGTCAAAGATCACCCGGAGCTCTACTCTCAGATTTTCACCCCACATCCGGTCGTGGTTCCGGGCGGCCGCTTCAGGGAGCTCTACTACTG GGACTCCTATTGGGTCATCAACGGGCTCATTCTGTCGGAGATGACGGAAACAGCGTACGGAATGATTCAGAACTTCCTCTTCTTGGTCGAAAG ATACGGGTTCGTTCCCAACGGCGGGCGGGTTTACTACGAGCGGCGCAGCCAGCCTCCCTTCCTGCCGCTGATGGTGGAGAGCTACTACGGAGCAACCGGCAACCGGCAATTCCTCCG CGCAGCTCTACCGGTTCTGGAGACGGAGTATCGGTTCTGGATGCAGAACCGTTCAGTAACTGTGACGGTAACCGGGTCAGAACACGTTCTGAACCGGTTCAAAGTGGATGCGGACCTGCCCAG GCCTGAATCGTACACAGACGATCTGGAATTAGCTGAAGGACTCTCCGATg cagaggTCAGACGGCGACTGTTCGTGGATCTGAAGGCCGGCGCCGAGTCCGGCTGGGACTTCACGTCCCGCTGGTTCATAAACGCCAGCGGCCAGAACGACGGGACGCTCAGAGACACGCGGACCAGCCAGATCCTCCCCGCCGACCTCAACGCCCTGCTCTGCCGCAACGAGAGACTCCTGGCCTCTTTCCACCGGCTGCTGG GTAACGACGAGTCGGCCGCTCTGTACGAGGGAGCGGCGGCGCGCAGGACGCAGGCGATGGAGGCGCTGCTGTGGGACGCAGAGAGGGGAGCGTGGTTCGACTACAACCTGCTGACGAActccaaacattttgacttcTACCCGTCCAACCTGGCGCCCGTCTGGGCCCAGTGCTACTCCCAGCCGGCCATGGGGGAGAAGGCGCTGCAGTACCTGAAG GCGAGCGGCGCTCTGGACTTCCCCAACGGCGTGCCGACGTCACTGAGGGACTCTGGGCAGCAGTGGGACTATCCCAACGCCTGGCCGCCTCTGCAGCACATGCTCATCGAAG GTTTGTCCAAACTGTCTTCAGAGGAGGGAAAGAAGCTGGCGTTTGATCTGGCGCAGCGTTGGATCAACACAAACTGGCGGGCCTATGAGATACACAAAGCCATGTTTGAAAAg TACGACGTGAATGGAGACGGGAAGCCAGGCGGAGGTGGAGAATACGAAGTTCAG ctgggcTTTGGTTGGACCAACGGCGTGGCCCTGCAGCTCCTGGATCAGTATGGGGCGACTCTCACCTCGGGAGGCGGCCGTGTGCGCTCTGACCTCCTGCTGCCTCTGGTCGCCTCCGTCGCTCTCATGCTCCGGTGA